GAAAACCGGCTTTAGCAATACCACAATGCAGAAAGCCGAGGTTTTTAGCCTCAGCTTTTATCATTTTACTATATGCTGAAAGATTTTGTGCCACAACTGGGGCAAAGATACGCAATACTTATTGCTGATCGAAAAAGCCCATTTGGCGCAGGAAAGAGATCTGATCGAAATACAGATCTTCTTTTATAATCTTACCATCCTTTATTTTCAGGATCAGGCAATTGTTGAGGATGAATTTGCGCCCTAACATGTAGGCCGGTGTTTCGTTTTCCGGGTGACTGAGGGTACCTGTGGTGGTATATTCTATGGTGGCTACGCTATCGCCGCTGTAATAAATGTTACCTACGTCATAGCGCAGGTTAGGCATCGATTTAAAAGAGCTGGTGTATGATGCTTTTTGTGCCGCCACACCGTTATGAATGCCGTCCCACGATGGGGACGTAGATTCTACTTTGATGTCGTAATCGCGGAGTAATTCATTAACATCATGGCGGTTCAGTGCATTAAAGCGATGCCTGATGAGCTGTTTCATATCAGTATGACTGTTACATCCTGATATTAACAAGCTCAGCAATGCAATTAATGCACTGAACGCCTTTATACTTCTAATCATTAGTTTATTAGAAGCTATTTTTAATGCTGTTGCTCAGGGTTTTGGTGCTCCAGTATCCGCTATCCAATATGCGGCGAACGGTCATTAGCGGATAATCGGGGTCGCGCTTATCAGCCAGCTGGAATGCAATTTTAAAGCCTTTTTTCTGGAACTCTGGTAATACCGGTTTTTTCCAGATGCCGAATGGATAGGCGAAGTAATCTATCTTCTTACCTGTAATTCCCTCCAGTTTTTTGGTTGGCTTGTCAATCTGGGTAACCCAGTCGTCAGTTGGCTTAAGGGTGATTTTGCCGTTTTTGCCCAGAATTTTCAGGCTTGAGTTGTGCGAATATTTATCTACACGGTGGTGATCCCAGGTGTGGCTGCCAATTACGTTACCTTCGTCGCTCAGTTGTTTTACCTGGGCCTCGGTCATGTAATGCGGGCGGTTTAACGATACGGTCATTACAAAATACACCGCTTTGAAACCATATTTTTTCAAGGTAGGATTGGCAATGGTAAACTGATCCTCGTCGGTATCATCAAAAGTAAGCATGATGGGTTTGCTTGGCAATTTGGCACCGGTGGTAAGATAAGCGTAAAGCTGATCTGGCAGAATGGTATGATAACCGCTGTCGGCCAGCATTTTAATATGTTCTTTGAAAGCAGTAATGGGTATAATATAATCTTTAGCGCTTTTAGAGTCTGTCGGACGCCAATCACGTATCTGGTGATAACAAATAACAGGCACCTGTTTGCGAGCCATAATGGCTGCGTTATTAACCGGACCAGAGGCTGCAGCCGTAGTGGCAGAAGCACTTGCTGCTGTAGCACCGGATTTATCGCCAACTGGTTTTGACTGGCAGTTGCCAAAGCTTATCAAACTGATTAAAGCAGTTGCTGCTAAAAATTTAGACATATTAAAGTAGATTGATGTAGATATATAATGCCCGTAAAATTAAATTATTTTACAAGCCGGCAAATTTAATTTATAAACAATTGAACCAGGATTTAACGGATTCTATGGATTAACAGAATTTTTGTACTAAATCATTTACTGATTAATATTATATCCTGCAAATCCTGCAAACTCGTTTAATCCTGGTTCCTTAAAATAAGGAATTCTGCCCGCCTAATTTGGTCAAACCCAAGTGGCGGTAAGCATGCTCAGTAGCCTCTCGTCCGCGCGAGGTCCGCATCAGAAAACCTTCCTGAATCAGGAACGGTTCGTAAACTTCCTCAATGGTACCCTCGTCTTCTCCCACGGCGGTGGCTATGGTTTTTAAACCTACCGGGCCGCCTTTAAATTTCTCAATAATGGTGAGGAGGATTTTGTTATCCATCTCATCTAAGCCATGTTCGTCTACATTCAGCGCGTTCAGGGCGTATTGAGCAATGTCGCGGTCTACGGTGCCATTGCCTTTTATCTGGGCAAAATCTCGGGTGCGGCGCAGCAGTGCATTGGCAATACGCGGGGTGCCACGGCTGCGGCGGGCAATCTCAAAAGCGCCGGTTTCTTCAATCGGGGTTTTAAGGATGGATGATGATCTTAAAACTATGGTGGTTAAGAGTTTAGCATCATAATACTCCAATCGGGCATTAATACCAAAACGCGCGCGCAAAGGGGCCGTTAGCAAACCAGAGCGGGTAGTAGCGCCAATTAAAGTGAACGGATTAAGTGATAACTGCACCGAGCGCGCGTTAGGGCCGCTCTCCAACATAATATCAATTTTAAAATCCTCCATGGCAGAGTAGAGGTACTCTTCCACCAGCGGACTCAGGCGGTGGATCTCGTCAATAAACAAAATATCGCCTGCTTCCAGGTTAGTTAGTAGCCCGGCCAGATCGCCGGGTTTATCCAGTACCGGTCCTGATGTAATCTTGATACCGGTGCCCATTTCATTAGCGATGATGTGCGACAGTGTGGTTTTACCCAATCCCGGGGGGCCATGCAACAGCACGTGATCAAGCGCCTCGCCACGCTGGCGGGCGGCTTGTACAAACACCTTGAGGTTAGTGAGGATTTTTTGCTGACCGGTAAAATCTTCAAAAGCCTGCGGCCGCAGCACTTTCTCAATATCATACTCGGCCGGCGAAATATTGTCACGTTCGGGATTAAGATGCTCGTTCATTGCTAACAAAGTTAGTGATTTTTATTTCGGATTTCGGATGTTCAATTTCGGATTTTAAGATTTTAAAACATGAAATTATCATCCAAAGAGGCAAAATCCGAAATTGAAATTTCGAAATCCCAAGTACTAATTAATCTCCGTCACCTTCAGGGTATTTCCTGAAAATGCTGTTAATCTTCATCTGGATTACACCAAAGAAGGCTTCGCGGAAGATGCTTGTAGACATTTTAGAGGTACCGGCGGTACGGTCGGTAAATATGATAGGCACTTCTACCAGGTTAAAAGCATGTTTAACGGTAGTGTATTTCATCTCAATCTGGAAGGCGTAGCCCACAAATTTAATTTTGTGCAAACGGATGGTTTGCAGCACGCGGCGCTTGTAGCATACAAAACCGGCGGTGGCATCGGTTACGCTCATGCCGGTAACAATGCGTACGTACATAGATGCAAAGTAGCTCATCAGTACGCGGCTCATTGGCCAGTTAACCACGTTAACACCTTTCAGGTAACGTGAACCTACAGACATATCGGCGCCGTCAATACAAGCCTGACGCAGGCGCAGCAGATCTTCAGGGTTGTGCGAGAAATCGCAGTCCATCTCCATAATGTAATCATAATGGCGCTCTAATGCCCACCTGAAACCATGGATGTATGCGGTACCCAAGCCCAGTTTGCCCTGGCGTTCTTCTATAAACAAACGGCCGGGAAATTCCAGTTGCAGCTCTTTAACTTTTGCGGCAGTGCCATCGGGCGAGCCATCGTCAATGATCAGCAAATGAAAATCATGCTCAAGCGAGAACACTTTACGCACCATGCGTTCTACGTTCTCAATCTCGTTATATGTAGGTATTATGACTACGCTATCGGGCACCGGGGTATCTGTTATGTTAAAAAAGACTGCGAAGCTAAGGGCTTATAATTTAAATAGCAAATATAACAAAGCCATTTAACATGGTTTAACAGTTAAATGGCTTTGTTTATTGCAGATTTAAGGCTATAAATTGTTGGTGTCGGCTACAATTTTGCCTTCTTCGGCAGCGGTAATGTAGTTATGTTCTTTTAAGCGTGGCGAAATAATCATAAATGCCACCGTGAAAATCGATACAAAACCCACAAAAAACCAGTAGTAGTTTGCGCCTATCATGTATTTCTCCAGAAAACCGTGATTAGATATGTTCTTGTTGACGGCTCCGGTAATCAGGTTACCCAGTGCTACCACCAGTAACCAAATGGCTGTCATGGTACTCTTCATTGATTTTGGTGAATGGGTGTAAGCATATTCCAAACCGGTAATTGATACCAAAACTTCGGCAGCCGATAACACCACGTACGCCAGGATCTGCCACCAGATAGATGGGTGAGCGCCGTGGTCAATCAAACTTTGTATCCAGGCAATAATAGCAAATGATAATGCGGTTAGAAATAAACCAAAGCCCAATCTTCTGAGTGGGGTGGTTTTTAGTCCCATTTTATCTAACGCGGGATAGATCCAGTAGTTAAATATAGGGATAAAGATAAGCAGGAACACCGGGTTAAAGGTTTGTACCTGTCCGGCCAGCATGGTAAACTTGGTGAAGCCCAGGTTAATTTCGCGGTTCATCGTGTCGGCCTGCAAAACCCATTCAGAAAGGTTTTGATCCCAAACCGCCCAGAACGCCAGCGCAAAGAAGAATACCATAATAACGCGGTAAACAGCTTTAACACCCTCTACTTTTTCAGGATCGTGCTTGGCTTTGGCTACATCCAGCAATGATTGTCCTTTTTGCTTTTGACCAGCGTGGAAAAGCGCATATAACGAGATAAATACAAAGTTGTCTTTATTAACACCGGCCGGAGGTACGCGCACATACAACTTACGGCCAGAGAAAAAGATAATAGTGGCCAACGCCATTAATACGCCCGGAATACCGAAAGCCCATTTGGCACCATAGGCCTCATATACCCATGGAATAAGAATAGTAGATATTACTGAGCCTGCGTTGATGCTGAAATAAAACCAGCCATAAACTTTTGAAAGCAGATCCTGGTTAGAGGCATCAAATTGGTCTCCTACGTTGGCAGATACACACGATTTAATACCGCCGGCACCAATGGCTATCAACACTAAACCTGCAGTAAACATATCCAGGTTGTTATCAAACAACGCCAGGAAAAGGTGACCAATACAGTAAACAATAGAGATGTTAAGGATGATGCGGTATTTGCCGGTAAACCAATCGGCCACAAGGCCGCCAACAAATGGAAGGCTATAAGCCAGCGCCACAAAAAAGTGCGTGTCTGCGTTGGCCTTAGCCTGGGCTACGGTGGTTAAAGCGGGATTGTGAGTTGGATTATAAAACTGGTTCACCAAAAATATTACCAGGATAGAGCGCATGCCATAAAAGCTAAATCGCTCGGCGGCCTCGTTACCAATAATAAAAGGGATACTTCGGGGGTATTTTGACTTGGTTTTTTGTACTGATACAGCTGTTTCTGCACTCATGTTAATTTTTTGTTTGTTTCGTTTGTTTGTCGTGCTAAATTAATATTAATATACCAATTCAAAATTTAAAGCAAGATTATTATGCAATGCATAGTAATTTTTTTGACCTACTGCTGTTTCCTTATGGGTAAGATCTTCTTGCGTTCGCCCATGGGGCGTTTGTTGGGTTCTATGTACTGATCGTCTTCCGGGTTGGGCATGTTGCGCATGTCCAGGTTTTCAATCAACGTCCATTTACCATTTTTGAGCTGATAGCCATCGTAACTCAGATCGGGGCCATAGGTTTGCGGTTTATCTTTCAGCTTTTTATCAGGCGGCGCCAGATGATCAAAAACAATCAGGTTGCGTTCGGCCACAAAGCGCAGCAGCATGGAGGCCTGGCGGGTGTACTCAAACACACGGCGCTTTTTGGTGGTGCCGTTAAAAACTTCCATACCCAGCACCGGCTTGTTTTTCTGAAATGAAAGTACCTCAATTACTTTCTTTGTTGATTCTACCGTATTGCCCTTCCAGCCCAGTAACATATAATAAGGTTTGGAACCGTAAACCGGGATAATCTTGTAATACTGCGCACCATACCATCTACCATCGGTTAAAACCGAGTCCTCGGGGGCTTTATCCAGCAGTGGAGTATAATCTTTGAGCGGGAACATTTGCAGGGGCCCGCCGGTATTCATTTGTATGGTGCCGAAGAAGCGGTAGCTGCCATCGGCATACTGTACGTACCAGCTAAAAATGCGGAAACGGTTATCGGGCGCGTTCAGTATACTCACATATTTCAACGAGTCGAACTTGTAGATAAACGAGTTGTTGACTTTTAGCGCGCTGGTCAGCGTCTTGATAAAATTGTAGTTGGCATTCTGACGCTCCAGTTCGTTATTGTCTTCAACAATTCTTTTGCCAAGGTGTATCAGGCTATCCTCATACATTTTAAGTGATTGCAGGCGAGAGCGCTCGTCTGAATGTTGAGCAAACGCATTAGATATAGTGGCAAAAAGGAAAAGTATCGGCAGTAATTTTTTCATGTACCTATTAACGCATATTTTCTATAACAATTGCACTTGCACCACCGCCGCCATTACAGATGCCGGCTGCGCCATATTTGCCTTTATTTTGCTGCAATACATGCAATAACGTAACCACAATACGCGCGCCGGACGCCCCCAGCGGATGCCCCAGCGATACTGCTCCGCCGTTAACGTTTACTTTAGCAGGATTTAGTTTGAGGATCTGATTA
This region of Mucilaginibacter yixingensis genomic DNA includes:
- a CDS encoding polyprenol monophosphomannose synthase; translated protein: MPDSVVIIPTYNEIENVERMVRKVFSLEHDFHLLIIDDGSPDGTAAKVKELQLEFPGRLFIEERQGKLGLGTAYIHGFRWALERHYDYIMEMDCDFSHNPEDLLRLRQACIDGADMSVGSRYLKGVNVVNWPMSRVLMSYFASMYVRIVTGMSVTDATAGFVCYKRRVLQTIRLHKIKFVGYAFQIEMKYTTVKHAFNLVEVPIIFTDRTAGTSKMSTSIFREAFFGVIQMKINSIFRKYPEGDGD
- a CDS encoding nuclear transport factor 2 family protein; amino-acid sequence: MKQLIRHRFNALNRHDVNELLRDYDIKVESTSPSWDGIHNGVAAQKASYTSSFKSMPNLRYDVGNIYYSGDSVATIEYTTTGTLSHPENETPAYMLGRKFILNNCLILKIKDGKIIKEDLYFDQISFLRQMGFFDQQ
- a CDS encoding polysaccharide deacetylase family protein — its product is MSKFLAATALISLISFGNCQSKPVGDKSGATAASASATTAAASGPVNNAAIMARKQVPVICYHQIRDWRPTDSKSAKDYIIPITAFKEHIKMLADSGYHTILPDQLYAYLTTGAKLPSKPIMLTFDDTDEDQFTIANPTLKKYGFKAVYFVMTVSLNRPHYMTEAQVKQLSDEGNVIGSHTWDHHRVDKYSHNSSLKILGKNGKITLKPTDDWVTQIDKPTKKLEGITGKKIDYFAYPFGIWKKPVLPEFQKKGFKIAFQLADKRDPDYPLMTVRRILDSGYWSTKTLSNSIKNSF
- the ruvB gene encoding Holliday junction branch migration DNA helicase RuvB, with translation MNEHLNPERDNISPAEYDIEKVLRPQAFEDFTGQQKILTNLKVFVQAARQRGEALDHVLLHGPPGLGKTTLSHIIANEMGTGIKITSGPVLDKPGDLAGLLTNLEAGDILFIDEIHRLSPLVEEYLYSAMEDFKIDIMLESGPNARSVQLSLNPFTLIGATTRSGLLTAPLRARFGINARLEYYDAKLLTTIVLRSSSILKTPIEETGAFEIARRSRGTPRIANALLRRTRDFAQIKGNGTVDRDIAQYALNALNVDEHGLDEMDNKILLTIIEKFKGGPVGLKTIATAVGEDEGTIEEVYEPFLIQEGFLMRTSRGREATEHAYRHLGLTKLGGQNSLF
- a CDS encoding POT family MFS transporter, with the translated sequence MSAETAVSVQKTKSKYPRSIPFIIGNEAAERFSFYGMRSILVIFLVNQFYNPTHNPALTTVAQAKANADTHFFVALAYSLPFVGGLVADWFTGKYRIILNISIVYCIGHLFLALFDNNLDMFTAGLVLIAIGAGGIKSCVSANVGDQFDASNQDLLSKVYGWFYFSINAGSVISTILIPWVYEAYGAKWAFGIPGVLMALATIIFFSGRKLYVRVPPAGVNKDNFVFISLYALFHAGQKQKGQSLLDVAKAKHDPEKVEGVKAVYRVIMVFFFALAFWAVWDQNLSEWVLQADTMNREINLGFTKFTMLAGQVQTFNPVFLLIFIPIFNYWIYPALDKMGLKTTPLRRLGFGLFLTALSFAIIAWIQSLIDHGAHPSIWWQILAYVVLSAAEVLVSITGLEYAYTHSPKSMKSTMTAIWLLVVALGNLITGAVNKNISNHGFLEKYMIGANYYWFFVGFVSIFTVAFMIISPRLKEHNYITAAEEGKIVADTNNL